AATTCACAGTGGACATATCTAGttccaaaaatgtatttttggatACTACATCCACCTTGgaagatggtgaaataaaattcagtctcCATACCAAACCCACTGATTCTCACCTCTACCTCAAGCCATCGAGTTGCCACTCTCCCCATACTTTTAGAGGAATTCCTAAAGGATTAACAACCCGAATCAGACGAATCTGTTCTTCTAATGAAATCTTTGAAGAACAGAGCAGAATATTAAAATCCCATCTGTGTAATCGAGGCTATAAAGCCCACACAGTTCAATCTGCAATTGACGAGATTACTACAAAAGACAGGAAAACCCTTTCACAATACAAAGAGAAAACAGACAAAAGCAGGGTTCCACTTGTCACTACATATCACCCCGCCCTTAAGAACCTCAACACCATCCTTAGAAATAATCTGCCCATTCTTTACACTAACGAAAGAATGGCTGATCTTTTCAAGGATCCACCAATGGCTGCATTTAAACGCCCGAGGAACTTAAAGGACATGTTAGTGAGGGCAAGATTAGACAACCCGTTGCCAAATGgtggttttaaaacatgttccgATACCAGATGCCTGTTGTGCAAACACAGCACCAACGCGGACAGTTTTAAAAGCCCCATCACAGGTCGCACTTACAAGATATTTGGCAACACTTCTTGCCGCACAGACAACTGCATCTATCTCATCAGTTGCAAAGTCTGCTCTAAGCAATACGTCGGTGAAACAGGTGACCTCCGCAGAAGGATCAACAACCACCGCTCTACCATAAAGACCAAAAAAGTCAAGGAGCCCGTGGGAGAACATTTTAATACAAGTGGCCACAAATGGGAAGACATGACAGTATTGGTTGTTGACCACAATCCTCATAGGACAGACGCGGAGAGGAAGAGCAAGGAAAAGTTCTGGATGCACAGACTCAAATCATTCAGACCTGATGGcatgaacaaacaaatggaCTTCACTAAAATGAACGTCTCATAGCCACACATCACCTGACACCCACATAGTAATTTCATGAAATCTGTCAACTGCGTCTcttccattcatttattagtttcttttctaccttttatttgtatatcatttttcttaattttatttattttcacttaattttatctctttttaatcaaaattcgagtctatatcATAAATGCCGTACGAGTTAACAAcgggggttcaaattttcattagttAACTCGGACGCcaattttaattagctaattaacttaatcaggcgtgaagttggcagtcgattgattactctagagcgatcggcgacagtagcaacaccttctttaagaatgtgaacaattgtttataatgtagctgttcttttttatagtttcttaagtagtttagtagtagatttagattttgttttctttgttttgtactcatgtaatttattttttggtcctgaagaagggactggttgtcccgaaaatttgacaatttctattgttcgtgtcgttagccatttttagtgctttagagagatatatatatatatatatatatatatatatatatatagatatagatatagatatagatatatatatatatatatatatatatatatataaagcactgaaaATGgttaacgacacgaacaatagtaaacttttaatgtaaaaagAGACCTGCGGCCTTTTAATAGTCAATCTTTTATAAGAGTATCAACACTgcttggatttaaaaaaatatcaaattaatcaTAGATATGGAGTGTGTCGGGATTGTAATTCccatttaaaattcttaaatcCTTAACATGATAATATGTTTGTCCTGAGTAATCTGTCTGCATATAACTTCTTATGGTGTCACCATGCCTGCCAACGGAATTTCTAGGACATTTTCTTGATCTATGTTGAATGTCAAACGAAAAGGTTGCAAACCATCTGGTTATTGTTCATCTGGGTCTTTGAATTTGTGAAGCCACAATAGTGTTGATTCACGGctaaacaaattgttttaaatgatcaaCAAAGACGCAAGTGCTAACATTTTTTTTGCGGGACCGATATATAACAGAACCCGATGTCATTGACTTTGGAGAATATCACAAAGGCTTAACTTAACTACCAAAAATACGCAGATTCTTGAGGTTGATAGttctttatgcattttttgcaaACCGTTCGATATCTTGATTTGGATTTGAAAGTAAATATCTATACGCTCGTAAGGAATTATTGACTGTGAAAAATGACGTAATATGCGTACAATGAATTAACAatagtttaaaaattatatccTAAACTTTTAACGAGATAATGTGCTGAGGAATTTTCATGATGCACAAACAGTGGGACAAATGGGCAGAGGCAGTTGGTCCCATATGAGGAGTGTGCAAGATTTTGTGACCTTATGTGTCATTATTTCACATTTCTGAAGAACGAAAATATCCTACCACAGAGAAGCGCGCTTACTTGcgaatgtgtttttttaatattttgggcCCGTTTCCGAGAATCAATAATAGCATTTTGTGATTACGGACTACTCCACAAAGttaacagaaatatttttactcCGAGACATTGAAACTGAGACTAGCAAACGCCATATTTCTTGGATGAATCAAGTGTAATGGCTACCGACAGGAGATACGTTTGGACTTAGGTATACAGTTTGGAAGTCATCTATTTAAAGAATTGTGCGAGATGTTACAAATAAAAGGACGTTAAGTACCGCCTATCATTCGCAGTCAGTAGGGATGATTTTGAAAGATGTATATTTTAAGTTTGTTTCTGCACAACATAATAAGATAAGTTTGTTGGTGGAGTTGTGTTAACATGTAACAGCATTGTACATGATACGCCTGAAATCATACTCCGTACAGagtggtgttttgtttttttttttttgttttttttttaagaaaaa
This window of the Crassostrea angulata isolate pt1a10 unplaced genomic scaffold, ASM2561291v2 HiC_scaffold_22, whole genome shotgun sequence genome carries:
- the LOC128168636 gene encoding uncharacterized protein LOC128168636, with translation MAPSYANIFMGRLERNLLLRAPFKPLSWLRFINDIEMKWVENRDCLNDFITFANSFHNSIKFTVDISSSKNVFLDTTSTLEDGEIKFSLHTKPTDSHLYLKPSSCHSPHTFRGIPKGLTTRIRRICSSNEIFEEQSRILKSHLCNRGYKAHTVQSAIDEITTKDRKTLSQYKEKTDKSRVPLVTTYHPALKNLNTILRNNLPILYTNERMADLFKDPPMAAFKRPRNLKDMLVRARLDNPLPNGGFKTCSDTRCLLCKHSTNADSFKSPITGRTYKIFGNTSCRTDNCIYLISCKVCSKQYVGETGDLRRRINNHRSTIKTKKVKEPVGEHFNTSGHKWEDMTVLVVDHNPHRTDAERKSKEKFWMHRLKSFRPDGMNKQMDFTKMNVS